The stretch of DNA CTCCCCGCGGCGAGGAATCGAAGCGGCGACATGTCTGCACCACGCTCCGATGTCGCTCCCCGTCCGCCCGGTGTTCGAGCTAGGGCTGTCCTTACGAGGGGGAAAAAAAATACATGGACCCTAAATGGACCCATCATTGTTTGGCAGCACGACCTGAAGGAAAAGAGATGCCCAAAGGCCCAAGACAGGCCCACGCGGCGAGCTGACGGCGTTCCTTCCGGAGTCGTGCCACTGCCTCCCCGCTCGCCGCCCCTCGCTCCAGCCGCCGCAGCGCTCTCCCCTCGGCCCCCAGCTCCCCCGCCGCGCCCGCCTACGAGGTTCCGCAGGATGGGCGGCGGGAGgaagcggcggcggcgcgacggccCGGACGCGCCGCCGGTGATGCACCCGCGCAACCGCTACGCCGCCGCGGCGCCGGACTTCGCGGCGCTGGCGTCGCTCTACCCCTCCTTCGCCCCCTTCGTCACCGTGTCCGGCGGGGGCCGCGCGTCCGTCGACTTCACCGACTTCGCCGCCACGCGGGAGCTCACGCGCGTCCTCCTCCTCCACGACCACGGCGTCAACTGGTCCGTGcagcctgctcctcctcctcccgccccctccccctcaaccCTAAGATGCATTCCGCGCTGCTCCATTCCCGATTGTTCCTGTTCGGCTGAGCTGCTTATCTCTTTGCTGTTGTGCTGGTGGAGGATTGCAAGGGCGCTCCTGAATTCAGCTAATTGCGGCATCAAACTCACCTGCAATCTGACATACCTGTTGTCTTATGAGTTGCTCATGTCGCTCTTGGGATGGAAGTTCTGAAGTGACTTCAGGGCTTGGAGCTTATCAGGTTTTTGTGTGCATATTAGTGCTGTATGTCAAGACAACATTTCGTAATCCCCAAGAGATCATTTGATTTATCTTGCTGCGGTGCTTGCATAGTAATAACAGTAAACACATAACGAAGCCCTTTTGTTGGAACAAAAATCTGCCGAAAAGGATCTTCAAAGTAAGTATATGCTGCTCATTGCATTATTGTTCAGCTTCATGAGCACTTCCACCGGGAACTTCTGCAGAGAGAGTAGTCCATGTAAAGAATGGTGCTCAGCGTGCACATCATATGCCATAACTAGATGTCTTTATTCTTACTTTGGTCTCGCTATACAACAGGTCGTATTTTCGTGGCGCTGCGCCAAATCGATCCACTTATCATTTCTGTTAAGACATTTCAGTAAATAATCACATGTTGTTTTCATGTTTGAATTGTTTGCTGCATCAAATTTGTATAACTAAAGTTCAAATAGAATTACTGTTTAGCACAACTGGCAGCTCCCACTTTTGCTAACAATAAGAATCACttgattttcaaaaaaatgttgaaGCTTATAGTCCGTGCACACTATGTCCTCGTATGTTCTATTTTTGAAACACTCATGTGTTCTTTTCTAATTATCACACACTATGGTTAGTGGGCAATATCACATTTTAATATGTTCGCATGATATATATCGTTCCTACTGTCAGGTGGATTCCGGATGGACAGCTTTGCCCTACTGTTCCAAACAGATCCAACTACATCCATTGGATTGAGGATCTTCTCTCTTCTGATCTCATACCACGAATGTCCAACCCAAGTGAGACAGTGAGGGGTTTTGACATAGGCACCGGTGCCAATTGCATCTACCCTCTCCTTGGAGCATCGTTACTGGGCTGGAGCTTTGTTGGATCTGGTATGCTTTTATCCTGTGTGCTAGAAGTTCCATGAAGCATAATCTAGGAATCCCTTAGTGACCTACTTAGCTAAATTAGATGGATCCATGCTCAGTTGGATTTTTGCTTGTAGATGTGACTGATGTTGCACTTGAATGGGCTAAGAGGAATGTGGAGAGCAACCCACATCTAGCAGGTCTAATTGAAATCAGAAACGCAAATGAAGCACCCTGCTCTTCGAAGTCTGAAACAGTTGCTGAGGAAGCAGTCAGTGAGAACATTCCAGAGCCAGTGGACAGTGTGGTGAGGGCAATAGCACCTATTTTTGTGGGTGTTGTGAAGGATAGTGAGAACTTTGACTTCTGTATGTGCAATCCACCATTCTTTGAGAGTATGGAGGAAGCTGGCCTTAACCCAAAAACTTCTTGTGCTGGAACTGCTGAAGAGATGGCTTGCCCTGGTGGCGAGCAAGCCTTTATAACACATATAATTGAAGACAGTGTTTCTTTTAAGAACTCTTTCAGGTGATTCATATCTGATGTTACAGCGGCCATAGTATTATGTCATTTTTTTTCTGTTGTTCATGATTTATTTGAAATTTTATAGGTGGTTTACGTCGATGGTTGGCagaaaagcaaatctaaaactattagCATCCAAAGTCCGTGAAGCTGGGGCCTCAGTTGTGAAAACTACTGAGTTCGTGCAAGGACAAACAGCGAGATGGGGCCTTGCATGGTCGTTCATTGCTCCGAGAAAAAATGTTATAAGATCCAGTACACCAGGAAAAGTCCACCATTCTTTCATGCTTCAGGTGGGCATCATGTCACCTTCCTTGATCATGCACCTTTGTCGCTTATAGCTCATAAGTGCAGTTTGCTATAACTTTGGTTTTAGTGGTCTCTGTCATAAAGGTTACTGTTCTCCAATGAGATACTTCATCTTTGAGACAACTATCTTCTCTAGTTCTCATGAGTGTGATCTCTACATCACAGATAGCATTAATTCGTGTGCcttaaatgttactccctccgtcccaaaataagtgactcaactttacactaactttgtactaaagctagtacaaagttgagtcacttattttgggacggagggagtacatctcatCGTTGTTTGTAGCATTTCTTCGTCCTTGTTGACCAATTCTTTACAGAATAACCTATAGTTATGTTTTAGTTCTTGTTATCGCTAGTTTACTAGTACTAAGTTTCTCTTTAGCTTTTGTGCTTTAACGTATGCTCTCTGCATAATGAATTTCAGGGTCTCCGACGTGGAAATGGTGCGTTTCAGGTGTTGAAGTCAGCTGAGACCTTTTTCTGTGCATCTAATCTATCATGTAAAACCGATTCTCTGTCATTTTCTATTGATGTAAGAATCCTATTAATCTTCCACCTATTCATTTTCCATATAACATCATGACAGAGACCCACACTGATATGTCATTTTCTTAAGTGAAGTCTTAGTATGTCAATCTCTTGCTAATTGTTGTATGAAATATCTGTTTAGGTTACATTGCCAGATGAGCAGACTCAGGCTGCAACATTGGATTGTGATGACCTTCCTGGTTCTGTTGAAGACAACTCTACAAAGGTGCATAGCATTGTTACAGGAGCATCCTTCCGTATTTCGGTATGTCGATTACATATCATATACTACTCATATGCTACCTATATCTACTTTGCCTGACAAACAATTTATAAATTTACTTCTACGTAGGTGTTTGAACAGATGCCTGGCACACTGTTAATCAAAGGTTCATTATTGAACAAGTCACTGTCAGGTACCCTTTGTTCTTTATGTGAAAAATATCACTTTTCTCAGACAAACATGCAGACACCTTTTGGGTTGCTTCAATACATCGCATGCTTATATTATCTTtaccttatactccctccgtccgaaattacTTGTCGTAGTTCTAGATAAATCCATTTCTACCCATTTTTGCGACTAGTAATTTGGACAGAGGGAATATATAGTTTCTATGTTTCAGTTTTTACCACTtccataagtgcaagcctagattcCGTTGTGTTACGACAGAGAGTTCCCGATACAAGTTTACCACACAAGCCGAGATATTTACCGAGTAGTGTGGAGTTTCTGGACAAACACCCCACAAAGCCAAAAACGAACAAACTACCAAAGTGACAGTCTGACATGGAAAATGCTGTAGCATTAGCATGTGCTACTTTGCAAAGTTATGTTGGTTCCTGTAGTGATGGCACTGTCCTGGCAGTAGTTGTCTATCCAGTAGCAGTGGTACTGATGCCTAGCTGGCTCTGGACAGCTGGTAGTGGCTAAAGGCACGATGGAGACATGATAGATGACAATTGGACGTGCTAGTGACCATTGTGAGAGGTTGGGCGGCTGGTCTGCAGGAGGCAGAGCCTGTAGACCCGGATCATATGCATGGCGTGTTGGTTTTGTTCGTTATTGACCGCCGTTGCCATTGAAAAAATTCAGGCATACAGGATCATATCGATGATCTGATCTCAGAGGCGAATAAGATGTCACTTCTCATATTCAGGCCGCATGAAGGCAGCATAGGTTACACGATGCTTCCTGGTGCACCTGCATTTCATTTTACTCATTCCTGCACCAATCATGACCTCTGGAATCCAAATCTAGCAGTGGCTCCGGCTGCGAGCACGAGCGGACAACACTTTCTTATGATAAAACTGTCATGCATATTGCACCGATGGCTTCTGTGGATCGCGGGCGATGAACAAAGGTCCAACTGATTTTATTGTGGTGAAAATTGACGACGACACTAAACCATCGGTATTCTCTCTGCAGGTACCTTCACATCGCTGTTCTCCCAGCTGGAGGAGACGCTGAAgacggagttcgtcagcaaggaccGGTAGCTCAAGAGTCCATCCTCGTCAACGGGGCCTTAATCATGAACAAGCGGATGAGGCTATTATTGTAACCCCTGCTGGCCTGAACTCTTTTCAACGCCAAGAAATGTGAAGCGTGGGCGTCACGAGACTGACAGCAACGGCCCTGGCGGCGGCCGGTGGCAGCCACGAGCAAAGCCGTCACCGAAGGCGGCCTGCACCACACCCGATTCCAATTCCAATTCCATCTTTTGCTGCGCCGATGCCTACCAGCATGTTGTGTTGCTGTCATGGCGCCCCGTTGCTCGTCCGAATCTCGAAAGCGACTCCGGCGACGCCCGCCCGTTCGAGAACCTCGCCTTTGCTCTTTTCCAGATTCCGCCCACACGAGAAACGAACCTCTTCTTTTGTTGGCGTGGGCGTGTGTGCCGGCGTCCGTCACGCTTTTGGAGATGCACCGCGTCTGGCTCCGGTGGTTTGTTTGAGCTGCGCGGTGCAGGAAGGGAGCTGCCATTTTGCGGTTGACGTGTTTCAGATACGCTCGTGTTAGCAGTCCGGCAGCCGATTTTGACAGGCGTCTTCTGGTCATCGGCGGTGCTATGCATCTTTCGGCAGCTCTTTGCTTTTTCTACCTAGTCTAGTAGTATTACCAAAATCTACGGCAATGGCTTTATTGCAGTACGTATGAAACTGCCGGGTAGGCAGGCAGCATTGCAGTGTGGAGCCTACATGGAGAAAGCTTTCGTGCCGAGTGCAGAGTACCCAATTTTTTTGGGTTTATTTATTGAACGCGACACAAAAAATCTCACGGCGTACGTAGCCGGGTTGAACTTTGCCATGAACCCAGTGACTGTCTTATGACCACTCTTTTGTCACGGGCCAGTCAAAGCCGTCGTGCACCATGGTGACTCTTCTAGCGGCTTGTCGTATTTTTCCATGGGCTCATACCTTTTTGGTTGCTAGTAGAAGATTTCGAAGCTGTCACGGCCGATTCTCTTCAACCGGTATCTACAAGTAGTCATCACTGGTTAAAAACGAAACTAATATGACAAAATTTAGTAGTACTCCACCAACAAAGAAATTGAGAAGATTTTATGTCATTCATAGCCCTTTCATCTTAAAAAAAAAACCAGATGCATACGTGCGTGTAAGTGAGCATATATGTTGTATTGTGCTAAAAAAACATGTAGGTTTGAAGTCATTCCTCCTACTCCATTCAAttgaaaatcaaattgtagaccGAACGAACGAAAGGGCCCTTGTTGTAGAGCATTTGCAGCTCACCGCCCATCATTGCAATGAGAGTCTTGTTgcaattgcaaaaaaaaaaaaaaccctcTTTGCAAAAATCATCTCCAGTGCGGCAAGATGATCCTTGTTCCAAAAGAATTTGTTGTTTAGCAAGAATAGTACAACACTTTTATTTGTAAAAAACAACAAGCCTTCTTGTCGAATTTCATTAAAAAAATCCATCATTGTTTAAAAAATGGGTTGTGCTAGGTGTCTGCATGTTGNNNNNNNNNNNNNNNNNNNNNNNNNNNNNNNNNNNNNNNNNNNNNNNNNNNNNNNNNNNNNNNNNNNNNNNNNNNNNNNNNNNNNNNNNNNNNNNNNNNNNNNNNNNNNNNNNNNNNNNNNNNNNNNNNNNNNNNNNNNNNNNNNNNNNNNNNNNNNNNNNNNNNNNNNNNNNNNNNNNNNNNNNNNNNNNNNNNNNNNNNNNNNNNNNNNNNNNNNNNNNNNNNTCAACTCATCGTCCCTCTACATGCCCTAGTAGCATACGCTCACGCTTCTCTCAACGCTTGCAACAACGTCACACCAACTTGCAGTAGTGGAGGTGGTGCCCCTTGCAGTGTTAGTGGTAGAGCATCGACCATGGATCCTCAAGTGTCGGTCCTCACCCTTGTACCAACAATGAAAAGCAACGTCCGCCCTTGCAACACTAGTGCTCATTTGCAGCAATCACGCTATTGGTGCCGAGCGCCTGACCTGCCTGTGTAGTATGTTCAAATCAGACCCTTTGGTTTTCGGTTCGATTAGTGTTGGTTTGTATGTGGCCTGTTATAACTGACCGCCAACTTCCCATTCACACTCCAAACCCTCATTGTCCCTCCTGACACCATTCTCTCCTGGCCTTCACTATTCTTGTCTACCTGTATTCCTTTCTCTTGTACCCCTCTCTACCTCACCGTAAATCCGTCGCTCGGAGAGAGTCCACCGCTACGATCAGCATCGTGTGTCATGAAGACACAAATCGACATCATTGTGCTTCGCAACTGTTggcgaacgcagtatttcaaaaaatttcctacgatcacgcaagatctatctaggagatgcatagcaccgagaggggagagtgtgtctacgtaccctcgtagaccgaaagcggaagtgttaagtaacgcagttgatgtagtcgaacgtcttcgcgatccaaccgatcaagtaccgaacgcatggcacctccgcgatctgcacacgttcagctcggtgacgtccctcgaactctagatctagctgaggccgagggagagttttgtcaacacgacggcgtgttgacggtgatgatgaagttaccgacgcagggcttcgcctaagcactatgacaatatgaccgaggtggaaatccgtggaggggggcaccgcacacggctaagaaatcaacttgtgtgtctatggggtgccctctcccccgtatataaagaaggggaggatggggcgggccggcctcaaggggcgtgccccaagggggggaggtaggagtaggttcccccctttcctagtccaacaaggaggggaaggaaagaggaaggggagagaaggaaggagggggcgccacctcctggccgaccCTCTCTCCTTTAAGGCCCATGGTGGNNNNNNNNNNNNNNNNNNNNNNNNNNNNNNNNNNNNNNNNNNNNNNNNNNNNNNNNNNNNNNNNNNNNNNNNNNNNNNNNNNNNNNNNNNNNNNNNNNNNNNNNNNNNNNNNNNNNNNNNNNNNNNNNNNNNNNNNNNNNNNNNNNNNNNNNNNNNNNNNNNNNNNNNNNNNNNNNNNNNNNNNNNNNNNNNNNNNNNNNNNNNNNNNNNNNNNNNNNNNNNNNNNNNNNNNNNNNNNNNNNNNNNNNNNNNNNNNNNNNNNNNNNNNNNNNNNNNNNNNNNNNNNNNNNNNNNNNNNNNNNNNNNNNNNNNNNNNNNNNNNNNNNNNNNNNNNNNNNNNNNNNNNNNNNNNNNNNNNNNNNNNNNNNNNNNNNNNNNNNNNNNNNNNNNactccggttttatccgaaaccatccggaacacttcaggtgtccgaataacatggtccaatatatcaatttttatgtctcgaccattgagactcctcgtcatgtccgtgatctcatccgggactccgaacaaccttcggtacatcaaatcacataaatttataataccaatcgtcatcgaacgttaagcgtgcggaccctacgggttcgagaactatgtaggcataaccgagacacttctccggtcaataaccaatagcggaacctggatgctcatattggttcctacatattctacgaagatctttatcggtcaaaccacacaacaacatacgttgttccctctgccatcggtatgttacttgcccgagattcgatcgtcggtatcatcatacctagttcaatctcgttaccggcaaatctctttactcgtttcgtaatgcatcattccgtaactaactcattagtcacattgcttgcaaggcttatagtgatgtgcattaccgaaagggcccagaggtacctctccgacaatcggagtgacaaatcctaatctcgatctatgccaactcaacaaacaccatcggagacacctatagagcatctttataatcacccagttatgttgtgacgtttgatagcacactaagtgttcctccggtattcaggagttgcataatctcatagtcataggaacatgtataagtcatggagaaagcaatagcaataaactaaacgatcatagtgctaagctaacgggtgggtcttgtccatcacattattctctaatgatgtgatcctgtttatcaaatgacaacacatgtctatggttaggaaacttaaccatctttgataaacgagctagtctagtagaggcatactagggacactctgtttgtctatgtattcacacatgtactaagtttcccgttaatacaattctagcatgaataataaacatttatcatgatataaggaaatataaataacaactttattattgcatctagggcatatttccttcagtctcccacttgcactagagtcaataatctagattacacagtaatcattctaacacccatggagtcttggtgctgatcatgttttgctcgtgagagaggcttagtcaacgggtctgcaacattcagatccgtatgtatcttgcaaatctctatgtctccctccttgacttgatcacggatggaatcgaagtgtctcttgatgtgcttggttctcttgtgaaatctggattcctttgccaaggcaattgcaccagtattgtcacaaaagattttcattggacccgatgcactaggtattacacctagatcggatatgaactccttcatttgctgcttacgAAGCAACTATGTatttcgcttcacacgtagatcccgccacgacgctctgcttagaactgcaccaactgacagctccaccagtcgataaaaatatgtatccggtttgtgacttagagtcatccggatcagtgtcaaagcttgcatcgacgtaaccgtttacgacgagctctttatcacctccatatacgagaaacatatccttagtccttttcaggtatttcaggatgttcttgaccgctgtccagtgatccactcctagattactttggtacctccctgctaaactgatagcaaggcacacatcaggtctggtacacaagattgcatacatgatagaacctatgactgaggcatagggaatgactttcattttctctctatcttctggagtggtcgggcattgagtctgactcaacttcacaccttgtaacacaggcaagaaccctttctttgcttgatccattttgaacttcttcaaaactttatcaaggtatgtgctttgtggaagtccaattaagcgtcttgatctatctctatagatcttgatgcccaatatataagcagcttcaccgaggtctttcattgaaaaattcttattcaagt from Triticum dicoccoides isolate Atlit2015 ecotype Zavitan chromosome 6A, WEW_v2.0, whole genome shotgun sequence encodes:
- the LOC119314521 gene encoding RNA N6-adenosine-methyltransferase mettl16-like, whose amino-acid sequence is MGGGRKRRRRDGPDAPPVMHPRNRYAAAAPDFAALASLYPSFAPFVTVSGGGRASVDFTDFAATRELTRVLLLHDHGVNWWIPDGQLCPTVPNRSNYIHWIEDLLSSDLIPRMSNPSETVRGFDIGTGANCIYPLLGASLLGWSFVGSDVTDVALEWAKRNVESNPHLAGLIEIRNANEAPCSSKSETVAEEAVSENIPEPVDSVVRAIAPIFVGVVKDSENFDFCMCNPPFFESMEEAGLNPKTSCAGTAEEMACPGGEQAFITHIIEDSVSFKNSFRWFTSMVGRKANLKLLASKVREAGASVVKTTEFVQGQTARWGLAWSFIAPRKNVIRSSTPGKVHHSFMLQGLRRGNGAFQVLKSAETFFCASNLSCKTDSLSFSIDVTLPDEQTQAATLDCDDLPGSVEDNSTKVHSIVTGASFRISVFEQMPGTLLIKGSLLNKSLSGTFTSLFSQLEETLKTEFVSKDR